A region of Saccharomyces kudriavzevii IFO 1802 strain IFO1802 genome assembly, chromosome: 14 DNA encodes the following proteins:
- the RCF2 gene encoding Rcf2p (similar to Saccharomyces cerevisiae RCF2 (YNR018W); ancestral locus Anc_6.314): protein MKILTQDEIEAHRSHTLKGGIEGALAGFAISAIIFKVLPRRYPKFKPSSLTWSIKTALWITPPTVLTAICAEEASNNFDATMYGSGSSSEDALDEHRRWKSLSTKDKLVEGLSNNKYKIITGAWAASLYGSWVIVNKDPIMTRAQKIVQARMYAQFITVGLLLASVGLSMYEDKLHPNKRKVNEMRRWENALKVAEEEERLEKEGRRTGYVSNEERINSKIFKS from the coding sequence ATGAAGATCCTGACACAAGACGAAATCGAAGCTCATCGTTCCCACACACTGAAAGGTGGTATCGAAGGTGCCCTTGCCGGGTTCGCCATCTCTGCTATAATTTTCAAGGTTCTGCCAAGAAGGTACCCGAAGTTCAAGCCTTCGAGCCTCACATGGTCCATAAAGACCGCCCTTTGGATCACTCCTCCCACGGTCTTGACCGCCATTTGCGCGGAGGAGGCCTCGAACAATTTCGACGCTACCATGTACGGATCCGGTTCATCCTCGGAAGACGCCCTAGACGAACATCGAAGATGGAAGAGTCTGAGCACAAAGGACAAGCTCGTTGAGGGCCTATCCAATAACAAGTACAAGATCATTACCGGTGCCTGGGCCGCATCGCTTTATGGGTCCTGGGTCATCGTCAATAAGGACCCCATCATGACCAGGGCCCAAAAAATCGTGCAGGCAAGAATGTACGCCCAGTTCATCACCGTCGGGCTGCTATTGGCCTCCGTCGGTTTGAGCATGTACGAGGACAAGTTGCATCCCAACAAGCGGAAGGTCAACGAAATGCGTCGTTGGGAAAACGCCCTAAAGGTCGCCGAAGAGGAGGAGAGACTCGAGAAAGAGGGAAGAAGGACCGGCTACGTCTCTAATGAAGAGAGAATCAACTCCAAGATCTTCAAGTCCTGA
- the TIM23 gene encoding protein transporter TIM23 (similar to Saccharomyces cerevisiae TIM23 (YNR017W); ancestral locus Anc_6.312) codes for MSWLFGNNTPAADETAAAGGRDTSKPKELSLKQSLGFEPNINNIISGPGGMHVDTARLHPLAGLDKGVEYLDLEDEQLSSLEGSQGLIPSRGWTDDLCYGTGAVYLLGLGVGGVSGMMQGLQNIPANSPGKLQLNTVLNHITKRGPFLGNNAGILALSYNIVNSTIDTLRGKHDAAGSVGAGALTGALFKSSKGLKPMGYSSVMVAAACAVWCGVKKRLLQKN; via the coding sequence ATGTCGTGGCTTTTTGGAAACAACACGCCTGCCGCTGACGAAACCGCTGCTGCGGGCGGCCGAGACACGTCCAAGCCCAAGGAACTGTCGTTGAAGCAGAGTTTGGGCTTCGAGCCTAACATTAATAACATAATATCAGGTCCCGGTGGGATGCATGTCGACACCGCCAGGCTGCACCCGTTGGCCGGCCTGGACAAAGGTGTGGAGTACCTGGACCTGGAAGATGAACAGCTATCCTCGTTAGAGGGTTCACAAGGTCTTATTCCCTCTCGTGGGTGGACCGATGACCTGTGTTACGGTACCGGCGCCGTATACCTGCTCGGGCTTGGTGTCGGGGGGGTTTCCGGGATGATGCAGGGTCTGCAGAACATTCCGGCCAACAGCCCTGGGAAGCTACAATTGAATACCGTGCTGAACCACATCACTAAGAGAGGGCCTTTCCTGGGTAACAACGCGGGGATTCTCGCGTTGAGCTACAATATCGTCAACTCCACGATCGACACATTAAGAGGCAAGCATGACGCCGCGGGCTCCGTTGGCGCAGGGGCACTCACGGGTGCCCTGTTCAAGTCTTCAAAGGGCCTGAAGCCTATGGGTTACTCCTCCGTAATGGTAGCCGCCGCCTGCGCTGTCTGGTGCGGCGTCAAGAAAAGACTActtcaaaaaaactaa
- the SKDI14G3410 gene encoding uncharacterized protein (similar to Saccharomyces cerevisiae YNR021W; ancestral locus Anc_6.320), with protein MSSSIFGPLLGLMERVNSLNAPYQALSYEEQKAMTILQRVKFYNWTFELCALGVLFLVYAFYKFGNSVNLKRGGQVFQSLHSFLANDLKFSRVGFNINDSKIFTVEHQNTWFSSFATGRSAIKSVNLNLHLVARSNPFSMCLEYLLGFFFASMKSKQLEEFVEVVIKPNGIYVASESAHVNKNAQEVLTKFKFVTSIVNKEFMNQARAENYFLSIAHTSENDKIPNNFVYMSDVNQLSGFMLHYSKPYEVLSQAGNFLKFIGFTDLPINAPHDDKEWDNSIESKAIIRCAVPQNEKELKLLNQIIALVVEIYDGCTQDLVQKSPNLFITNDILKRTTNLRQQELNKIRKFMKETELELAKEKKLELEKAKRRQLKASGEQEKVDQKMKEKRERRLKNKQRARVQ; from the coding sequence ATGTCTAGTTCAATCTTCGGCCCGCTTTTGGGCCTTATGGAACGTGTCAATTCGCTCAATGCGCCCTACCAAGCATTGTCTtatgaagaacaaaaggcCATGACTATTTTGCAGAGAGTCAAATTCTATAACTGGACTTTCGAATTATGTGCCCTAGGTGTGTTGTTTTTAGTGTATGCTTTCTACAAATTCGGTAATTCCGTTAATTTAAAGCGCGGAGGCCAGGTCTTCCAATCTTTGCATTCGTTTTTGGCTAACGACCTGAAGTTCTCCCGTGTGGGCTTCAATATAAATGACTCTAAAATTTTTACCGTGGAACATCAAAACACATGGTTCTCCTCCTTTGCCACCGGTAGATCTGCTATCAAAAGCGTCAATTTGAACCTTCATTTAGTGGCACGTAGCAACCCATTTTCTATGTGCCTGGAGTATCTgcttggatttttttttgcaagtATGAAGAGTAAGCAGTTAGAAGAATTCGTTGAAGTAGTCATCAAACCAAACGGTATCTATGTGGCCAGCGAATCTGCGCACGTTAACAAGAATGCACAAGAAGTTTTGactaaattcaaatttgttaCTTCCATTGTTAACAAAGAATTCATGAATCAAGCTAGAGCTGAAAATTACTTTTTATCCATTGCACACACCAGTGAAAACGATAAAATTCCTAACAATTTCGTTTACATGTCCGATGTCAACCAATTATCAGGGTTCATGTTGCATTACTCCAAACCTTATGAAGTCCTTTCTCAAGCTGgcaactttttgaaatttattgGTTTCACTGACCTTCCCATCAACGCCCCACACGATGATAAGGAATGGGACAATTCAATAGAATCAAAAGCCATTATCCGTTGCGCTGTTCCTCAGAACGAAAAGGAACTGAAGTTGTTAAACCAAATCATTGCCCTAGTCGTGGAAATTTACGACGGGTGCACTCAAGATTTAGTCCAGAAATCTCCAAACCTATTTATCACTAATGATATCTTGAAGAGGACTACCAATTTACGTCAACAAGAATTGAACAAGATCAGAAAATTTATGAAAGAAACTGAATTGGAGTTGgcaaaggagaaaaaactggaattggaaaaggCCAAGAGACGCCAATTGAAGGCTTCTGGTGAACAAGAGAAGGTTGATCaaaagatgaaagaaaagagagaaagacGTCTCAAAAACAAGCAAAGGGCAAGAGTTCAATAA
- the SEC12 gene encoding Sar family guanine nucleotide exchange factor SEC12 (similar to Saccharomyces cerevisiae SED4 (YCR067C) and SEC12 (YNR026C); ancestral locus Anc_6.333), with product MKFVTASFNVGYPAYGAKFLNNDTLLVAGGGGEGNNGIPNKLTTLRVDPTKDNEKEQFCELSEYTLEDSDDSPTAIDASKGIILLGCNENSIRISQGKGNKHLRKFVYDGANDPLKFVTSVDFDRSTNADDYTKLIYISREGTVAAIASSKVPAIMRIIDPVDLTEKFEIETRGEVKDLHFSTDGKVVAYITGSSLEVISTVTGSCIARKTDFDKNWSLSKINFIADDTVLIAASLKKGKGIVLTKISIKSGNTSVLKFKQVTNKFKGITSMDVDVKGELAVLASNDNSIALVKLKDLSISKIFKQAHSFAITEVAISPDSTYVASVSAANTIHVIKLPFNYVNYTSIKEKTFKFFNNFILIVLLSYILQFSYKHNLHSTLFDYAKNNFIVKRDTISSPYVINEDLHQTTLFGNHATKTAVSLADSIRVHGMHETDLANAIKHSDIETDNIDTEAIEVEVTNVTFGGKDNA from the coding sequence ATGAAATTTGTGACAGCTAGTTTTAACGTCGGGTATCCTGCTTATGGTGCcaagtttttgaataatgatacGTTACTTGTGGCAGGCGGTGGAGGTGAAGGTAATAATGGTATACCAAACAAGCTGACGACCTTGCGCGTGGATCCCACTAAAgacaatgaaaaggaacagTTTTGTGAGTTGAGCGAGTATACCTTGGAAGATAGTGACGACTCTCCTACGGCAATTGATGCTTCCAAGGGTATCATCCTGTTGGGGTGCAATGAAAATAGCATTAGGATATCACAAGGTAAGGGTAATAAACACTTGAGAAAATTCGTATATGATGGAGCGAACGACCCATTAAAGTTTGTTACTAGCGTGGACTTTGATAGATCCACGAACGCTGATGACTACACGAAGTTAATATATATTTCACGGGAAGGTACCGTGGCAGCCATTGCATCATCCAAAGTACCTGCTATAATGAGAATCATTGATCCGGTTGATTTAACCGAAAAGTTCGAAATTGAAACTAGAGGTGAAGTGAAAGATTTGCATTTCTCCACAGATGGCAAAGTTGTTGCTTATATCACCGGTTCTAGTTTAGAAGTGATATCGACTGTTACTGGGAGTTGTATCGCTAGGAAGACGGATTTCGATAAGAATTGGAGTTTATCCAAAATAAACTTCATAGCCGATGATACTGTATTAATTGCAGcctcattgaaaaagggtAAAGGTATCGTGTTGACCAAAATAAGCATCAAATCAGGAAACACTTCTGTGCTGAAATTCAAACAAGTCAcaaacaaattcaaaggcATTACTTCCATGGACGTTGATGTGAAAGGCGAACTGGCAGTATTAGCAAGTAACGACAATTCGATAGCTCTTGTGAAGCTAAAGGACTTGtcaatttccaaaatattcaaacaAGCTCATAGTTTTGCCATCACTGAAGTTGCAATATCTCCAGACTCTACATATGTGGCAAGTGTATCTGCGGCCAACACCATTCATGTAATAAAACTTCCATTCAACTATGTCAATTATACGTCAATTAAGGAAAAAAccttcaaatttttcaacaacttcATCCTTATCGTGTTGCTTTCTTatattttgcaattttCTTATAAGCACAATTTGCATTCTACACTGTTTGATTATGCAAAGAACAATTTCATAGTCAAGAGGGATACCATCTCTTCGCCCTATGTCATTAATGAAGACCTGCATCAGACTACTTTGTTTGGTAATCACGCTACAAAAACGGCTGTGTCCCTCGCAGATTCCATAAGAGTGCATGGCATGCATGAGACAGACCTTGCGAATGCAATCAAACACTCGGATATTGAAACTGATAATATTGATACGGAAGCAATTGAGGTTGAAGTGACCAACGTAACTTTTGGGGGGAAAGATAATGCTTGA
- the SNF12 gene encoding Snf12p (similar to Saccharomyces cerevisiae RSC6 (YCR052W) and SNF12 (YNR023W); ancestral locus Anc_6.322) has translation MSKVFKPSSGKGSRKSSKGATPDTKAFIHAKKKDSVSQDKPNNGSQSTPAVPHSHPSDMVIPHHLTKLIPELYSFQQLMDSEKRLDQFIHLRNLHMKQIVAQWNNSKASQEVFYPHLDTPNVKYLRIFISNVSENQPWQLGPNNEPNLMTLENASWTMRIEGRLLDGVQANDPAREKFSSFIESIVVDFKNNEDDNVPSTNVGAAPTGENNTEIPSDKKLNLSLPLQLSLPNGDSSATSNTVSDGIMEKETVEKDISSTAPKLEVVKWQYDPNNPVDFDGLDIKRPGSENVECTISILRKSSPEEPFMSYSRELASIIGLKRGTSHDAIFSIYKYIHLNELLIDDESAFENLMTNRNHHNSNTNTNKILDAAHNQTSTVKLDSQLLTLLPSSMREASPGTMKLIDLLALVDTHSLPLEAIKIDYTVRVDKASTYGELVLDIEVPDVNALKFNRKQRESQIGAAELNENLKDLEQVKSKIASHDKEIRFLLNNLHESNKRYRFFKKISEDPVKTLNDCIASTSNALKVLSGDEGYNEDMVRRANFYMENEAMLRENIEVILSNGRM, from the coding sequence ATGTCCAAGGTGTTTAAACCCAGTAGCGGGAAGGGTTCCAGAAAAAGTTCGAAGGGAGCCACGCCTGATACCAAAGCTTTTATCCATGCGAAGAAAAAGGACTCCGTAAGCCAGGATAAACCAAATAATGGTAGTCAAAGTACGCCAGCAGTGCCGCATTCCCATCCCTCAGATATGGTTATTCCTCACCATTTGACCAAATTGATTCCTGAGTTGTATTCCTTTCAGCAATTGATGGATTCCGAGAAAAGATTAGATCAGTTTATTCATCTACGAAATTTACATATGAAGCAAATAGTGGCACAATGGAACAACTCCAAGGCATCACAAGAGGTTTTTTATCCTCATTTGGATACTCCAAATGTAAAATATCTGCGAATCTTCATTTCAAATGTTAGCGAAAACCAACCGTGGCAATTGGGCCCGAATAATGAGCCTAACCTCATGACGTTAGAGAATGCTTCCTGGACAATGAGAATTGAAGGCAGATTATTGGACGGTGTTCAGGCTAATGATCCGGCCAGAGAAAAGTTCAGCTCGTTCATAGAATCTATAGTGGTtgacttcaaaaataacgaagatgataatGTTCCATCTACTAATGTTGGTGCTGCTCCTACTGGAGAAAATAACACTGAAATACCTAGtgacaagaaattgaacCTAAGTTTACCTTTGCAGTTATCTCTGCCGAATGGTGACAGCTCCGCTACGAGCAACACCGTCAGTGATGGCATAATGGAAAAGGAGactgttgaaaaagacATCAGCTCCACAGCCCCAAAATTAGAGGTAGTAAAATGGCAGTATGACCCAAATAATCCTGTGGATTTTGATGGGCTTGATATCAAAAGGCCAGGGTCAGAGAATGTAGAATGTACTATTAGCATACTACGGAAGTCATCCCCGGAGGAGCCGTTTATGAGCTATTCTCGCGAACTAGCCAGTATAATAGGGTTGAAGAGGGGAACATCGCATGATGCGATATTCTccatatataaatatattcatTTGAATGAGTTGCTCATCGACGATGAGTctgcttttgaaaatctgaTGACTAATAGAAACCATCACAACAGCAATACTAATACTAATAAGATACTCGATGCAGCCCACAACCAAACATCTACTGTAAAACTAGACTCTCAACTCTTAACACTATTACCTAGCAGTATGAGGGAGGCTTCACCAGGAACAATGAAATTAATAGATTTGCTAGCTCTCGTTGATACACATTCGCTTCCATTAGAAGCAATCAAAATTGATTATACGGTACGCGTGGATAAAGCCTCCACTTACGGCGAGTTGGTCCTTGACATTGAAGTCCCCGATGTCAATGCTCTAAAATTCAATCGTAAACAGAGAGAAAGCCAAATCGGGGCAGCTgaattgaatgaaaacCTCAAAGACCTGGAACAAGTCAAATCCAAAATAGCGTCGCATgacaaagaaataagatttCTCCTGAACAATTTACATGAAAGCAACAAACGATATCgtttctttaaaaaaataagtgaGGATCCGGTTAAGACGTTGAATGATTGCATTGCATCTACTTCGAATGCTTTAAAGGTCTTATCTGGTGATGAAGGTTATAATGAAGATATGGTAAGAAGAGCAAACTTTTACATGGAAAATGAAGCCATGTTGCGTGAAAACATAGAAGTGATACTATCAAACGGACGAATGTAG
- the ATP23 gene encoding putative metalloprotease (similar to Saccharomyces cerevisiae ATP23 (YNR020C); ancestral locus Anc_6.318) produces MGTNESGTGFEWWRRTMQYKTGLGLTPEEKARYEEDSKVRALKKECLRCYEYRDWMLKYSPTVRFMVQAITKLNKGSDSKFDESKIICDYCPDWKGGGFHPELGILLCQNRLRDKWHLEDTLSHELVHHFDDLKWQVDWLNLKHHACSEIRASSLSGECRFWEEFKRRGFSTGFHAARGHQDCVRRRAIISVSGNPNCKSKEHAAKVVDEIWDSCFADTRPFDEIYR; encoded by the coding sequence ATGGGTACAAACGAGAGTGGGACCGGTTTTGAGTGGTGGAGACGAACCATGCAGTACAAGACTGGTCTAGGTCTCACACCGGAGGAAAAGGCCCGATACGAGGAAGACTCTAAAGTTCGAGcgttgaaaaaggaatgCCTCAGGTGCTATGAATATCGAGATTGGATGCTAAAATACTCACCCACAGTTCGTTTCATGGTGCAGGCTATCACAAAACTAAATAAAGGTAGCGATAGCAAGTTTGATGAATCCAAGATCATATGTGATTACTGTCCTGATTGGAAGGGTGGAGGCTTCCACCCTGAATTGGGGATACTGTTGTGTCAGAATAGGCTACGTGATAAGTGGCACTTAGAGGACACGCTGTCGCATGAGCTGGTTCATCATTTCGACGATTTGAAATGGCAGGTAGATTGGTTGAATTTGAAACACCATGCATGTTCGGAGATCAGGGCTTCCTCATTGAGTGGGGAATGTAGGTTTTGGGAAGAATTCAAGAGAAGAGGGTTTAGTACGGGATTTCATGCGGCCAGAGGCCATCAAGATTGCGTGAGGAGAAGAGCTATAATCAGTGTTTCGGGGAACCCCAACTGTAAAAGTAAGGAACATGCTGCAAAAGTTGTTGATGAGATTTGGGATAGCTGTTTTGCTGATACAAGACCGTTTGATGAGATCTACAGATGA
- the MPP6 gene encoding Mpp6p (similar to Saccharomyces cerevisiae MPP6 (YNR024W); ancestral locus Anc_6.326), with protein MSAHNGVTGKLSSRVMNMKFMKFGRTDDDESSNSNTPSNANSDVESTEQKRKLFGRDNSEWDLNSYNDSVEENLHKEKKKIKKVVYKKRRHPVISNVGYSELRKSEGLVRGRKTFGDSADEINAKKRGLEESEQNEEGNDAKDKEATGGQGQDEDEYGLDKLFKDSIKKRKISQNTKAKKKKSKQ; from the coding sequence ATGAGTGCTCACAATGGCGTTACTGGCAAACTCTCTAGTAGAGTCATGAACATGAAGTTCATGAAATTTGGTAGGACCGATGACGACGAAAGTTCCAACTCCAACACTCCCTCTAATGCCAATTCAGACGTGGAATCCactgaacaaaaaagaaaactgtTTGGTCGAGATAACTCAGAATGGGACCTCAATAGCTATAATGACAGTGTGGAGGAAAACTTAcacaaggaaaagaagaagataaaaaaagttgtATATAAGAAACGACGCCATCCCGTAATCTCCAATGTCGGTTACAGTGAGCTACGGAAATCTGAGGGCTTGGTTAGGGGAAGGAAAACCTTTGGTGACAGTGCTGATGAAATAAATGCTAAAAAGAGAGGACTTGAGGAAAGTgaacaaaatgaagaggGAAATGACGCTAAAGATAAGGAAGCTACGGGAGGCCAAGGCCAAGACGAAGACGAATATGGTCTAGATAAATTATTCAAGGATAGCAtcaagaagaggaagatctctcaaaatacaaaagcaaaaaagaaaaagtcgAAGCAATAG
- the MRPL50 gene encoding mitochondrial 54S ribosomal protein bL9m MRPL50 (similar to Saccharomyces cerevisiae MRPL50 (YNR022C); ancestral locus Anc_6.321) gives MFRSTQVCLSALTKRTHRVKIQVLKDFPRFQLFKGQVTKAKPSLMRNYLHNFNGAKYILDEERDVDMELLRSYQARELKLAEDRQLLSKYQEMEAQKRIKSQKQSVFGDEKQDNPKEEKKGLLDSEITIEEVKIPGLDM, from the coding sequence ATGTTTCGTTCGACCCAAGTGTGTCTGAGTGCCCTGACGAAAAGAACCCATAGGGTGAAGATCCAGGTGCTGAAGGACTTCCCGCGATTCCAATTATTTAAAGGACAAGTTACGAAAGCTAAACCATCTTTAATGAGGAACTACCTGCATAACTTCAACGGTGCGAAGTACATACTTGACGAAGAACGTGACGTTGATATGGAGCTGTTGAGGTCGTATCAGGCACGTGAGTTGAAATTAGCCGAGGACCGCCAACTACTCTccaaatatcaagaaatggAAGCTCAAAAGAGGATTAAATCGCAGAAACAATCTGTTTTTGGCGACGAGAAGCAAGATAatccaaaagaagagaagaaaggTCTACTGGATTCTGAAATTACTATTGAAGAGGTCAAAATTCCCGGTCTAGATATGTGA
- the ARE2 gene encoding sterol acyltransferase (similar to Saccharomyces cerevisiae ARE1 (YCR048W) and ARE2 (YNR019W); ancestral locus Anc_6.317) encodes MDKKKGLLENEQFLRIQKLNAGDAGKRQSITVDNEDELYGLNSASNSPVGEHTTTTVTQNHSVVASNGDVAFIPGTTTEGDTETVTQKVVETDERVFKTHVKTLSSKEKTRYRRGSPNFTSYFDDMSFEHRPSILDGSVNEPFQTQFVGPTLEKEIRRREKELVTMRRNLHQRESSSDAVASPEKNDSAASTAAAAAAATKETVVTVETTALSSNFSGLYVAFWMAIAFGAAKALIDYYYQHDGSFKDSEILKFMTTNLSTVASVDLIMYLSTYFVVGIQYLCKWGVLKWSSTGWIFTSIYELLFVVFYMYLTENILKLHWLSKIFLFLHSLVLLMKMHSFAFYNGYLWGIKEELQFSKRALAKYKDSIKDSEVIDALEKSCDFCSFELNSQSLNDQKQKFPNNISACNFFWFTMFPTLIYQIEYPRTKEIRWIYVLEKICAIFGTIFLMMIDAQILMHPVAMRAVAVRNSEWTGILDRLLKWIGLLVDIVPGFIVMYILDFYLIWDAILNCVAELTRFGDRYFYGDWWNCVSWADFSRIWNIPVHKFLLRHVYHSSMSSFQLNKSQATLMTFFLSSVVHELAMYVIFKKLRFYLFFFQMMQVPLVALTNTKFMRDKTIIGNVIFWLGICMGPSVMCTLYLTF; translated from the coding sequence ATggacaagaagaagggTCTACTGGAGAACGAGCAGTTCCTCCGCATCCAAAAGCTCAACGCTGGCGATGCCGGTAAAAGACAGTCCATAACAGTCGACAACGAAGATGAACTCTATGGGTTGAACTCTGCCAGCAACTCGCCTGTTGGGGAGCACACTACCACCACGGTCACACAGAACCACAGCGTCGTGGCTTCGAACGGAGACGTTGCATTCATTCCGGGAACCACTACAGAAGGTGACACCGAGACCGTCACTCAAAAAGTGGTTGAAACAGACGAGCGCGTGTTCAAGACCCATGTCAAGACTCTGAGCTCCAAGGAGAAAACACGGTACAGGCGCGGGTCCCCCAACTTCACATCGTACTTTGATGATATGTCATTTGAACATAGGCCCAGTATATTGGATGGGTCCGTGAACGAACCCTTTCAGACCCAATTCGTGGGCCCCACTTTGGAAAAGGAgataagaagaagagaaaaggagCTCGTGACCATGCGTAGAAATCTGCATCAACGGGAATCCTCTTCGGATGCCGTCGCCTCACCGGAGAAAAATGACAGCGCCGCTTCCACTGCCGCCGCCGCCGCTGCCGCCACTAAAGAGACAGTCGTCACCGTCGAGACTACCGCACTCTCTTCCAATTTCTCCGGGTTGTACGTGGCATTCTGGATGGCAATTGCATTTGGCGCTGCAAAGGCCTTGATAGACTATTATTACCAACACGATGGcagtttcaaagattcaGAGATCTTGAAATTCATGACGACAAACCTGTCCACTGTGGCTTCGGTCGACCTCATAATGTACTTGAGCACTTATTTCGTCGTTGGAATACAATACCTGTGTAAGTGGGGGGTGCTGAAGTGGAGCTCTACCGGCTGGATCTTCACCTCGATTTACGAATTATTGTTTGTCGTGTTCTACATGTACTTGACAGAAAACATCCTAAAATTGCACTGGCTATCCAAgattttcctctttttgcattctttggttttgttgatgaaaatgcaCTCTTTTGCCTTCTACAACGGTTATCTATGGGGCATAAAGGAGGAGCTACAGTTTTCCAAAAGGGCTTTGGCCAAATACAAGGATTCTATAAAAGATTCTGAAGTTATCGATGCTCTTGAGAAGAGTTGCGATTTTTGTAGTTTTGAATTGAACTCTCAATCATTGAACGACCAGAAGCAGAAGTTCCCCAATAATATCAGTGcatgcaattttttctggtTCACTATGTTCCCCACCCTAATCTACCAAATCGAATATCCAAGAACCAAGGAGATTAGATGGATCTATgtgttggaaaaaatttgcgCCATCTTCGGTACCATTTTCCTAATGATGATCGATGCGCAAATTTTGATGCACCCTGTCGCTATGAGAGCGGTGGCTGTACGCAATTCAGAATGGACCGGCATATTAGATAGACTATTGAAATGGATCGGATTGCTCGTTGATATCGTTCCGGGCTTCATCGTGATGTACATCCtagatttttatttgatttgGGATGCCATTTTGAATTGTGTAGCGGAATTGACAAGATTCGGCGACAGATATTTCTATGGTGATTGGTGGAACTGTGTCAGTTGGGCAGACTTTAGTAGAATTTGGAACATCCCAGTGCATAAGTTTTTGTTAAGACACGTTTACCACAGTTCAATGAGTTCGTTTCAATTGAATAAGAGTCAGGCAACTTTAATGACCTTCTTCCTGAGCTCCGTCGTTCACGAACTGGCCATGTATGTTatcttcaagaaactgAGATTCtacttgttcttcttccaaatgATGCAAGTGCCATTGGTAGCATTGACCAACACTAAATTCATGAGAGACAAAACCATAATTGGAAATGTTATTTTCTGGCTTGGTATTTGCATGGGGCCCAGTGTCATGTGTACGCTGTACTTGACATTTTAA